Proteins found in one Tamandua tetradactyla isolate mTamTet1 chromosome 1, mTamTet1.pri, whole genome shotgun sequence genomic segment:
- the MANBAL gene encoding protein MANBAL, with product MASDLDFSPPEVPEPTFLENLLRFGLFLGAIFQLICVLAIIVPIPKSHEMEAEPSEPRSAEVTRKPKATAPSVNKRPKKETKKKR from the exons ATGGCCTCCGACCTAGACTTCTCACCTCCTGAGGTGCCTGAACCCACTTTCCTGGAGAACCTACTACGGTTTGGACTCTTCCTGGGGGCCATCTTCCAGCTCATCTGTGTGCTGGCCATCATCGTACCCATTCCCAAGTCCCACGAGATG GAGGCAGAACCATCTGAGCCCAGAAGTGCTGAGGTGACAAGGAAGCCCAAGGCTACCGCTCCTTCCGTGAACAAGAGGCCTAAGAAGGAGACCAAGAAGAAGCGGTAG